A region of the Vibrio tubiashii genome:
GCGATTTGGTACCCAGTGGTCAATCGCTGCGATATCGAAGATATGATTGAAGGCCTAGAAGGTCTTGGCATTCGCAAGATACTGCAAATAGAACTAGGCGTAACCCCTGATACCAACGAGCGTGGTATGACTGCATCAGGCATGATAGTTATCAACCCTCCGTGGAAACTAGAAAGCCAAATGAACGAGATTCTACCTTTCTTGAAAGAGGCAATTGCTCCTGCAACTGGGCACTTTAAAGTCGAATGGATAGTGCCAGAGTAAATCGGACCAAATTATTTAAGGGCGTAACCTATTGAGGTTACGCCTTTTTTATTGAACGAAGAAAATATTTCAATATTTTTAAAATTAAATGTCGTCTTTTGTTTTTCTCTATCGTCTTAGTAAGTGTAAATACTCCACTACTTTAGGAAAACACCATGCTTAAGATCGTTAGCTTTATAATTTGTCCATTTGTTCAACGTGTCACTGCTGCTCTTGAAGCAAAGAAAATTCCATACGAGATTGAATACATCGATTTGAAAAACAAACCTCAGTGGTTTTTAGATATCTCTCCGAATGGTCAGGTTCCAATCTTAGTAACAGAATCAGGCACGACACTATTCGAATCAGACGCCATCATTGAATACATTGAAGATGAGTTCGGTCCTCTAGAGCAAGGTGTCACCAATGAACAACGCGCTCTTGATCGTGCATGGAGCTACTTAGGTTCGAAAAACTACCTCGCTCAATGCGGCACAATGAGCAGCAAAGACCAAGAGACTTTTAAGCAGCGCGCTGAAAAGCTCATCACTGCATTCAAAAAAGTGGAAAAGCAATTATCTGGCGACACTCAGTTCTTTAAATCAGATAACTTAAGCAACGTAGATATGGCTTGGTTACCACTGCTACACCGCGCAGCGCTAGTCAAGGCACACTCTGGTTACGACTTTTTCTGTGGTCTGCCAAAAATGCAGGCGTGGCAAAAAAACCTACTCGAAACAGGCTTGGCAGAGAAAACTGTCTCTGAAGACTTCAATGAGAAATTCTCAAACTTCTATCTAACCAACACCTATGTCGGTGAAGGTAGAGATATTCAAACTCAGGGAGGTTGTGGGTCAACAAGTTGCTGCGGTTAATCCTTTCAAATATAAAGCGGAATAGCACCTTATTCCGCTTTACTACCTATTCATCGTTATTTGTCATAAGAAATGTCACTTTTTCCCATTTAGGAAAAGGCTAGACTCGATTTATGATAGAGGGTGGGATAAATAACAAATCATTTTGGTGATATTGAGTTCGTTCACTTTCACCCCAATGTAATTGTTATCAGAAAAATTAATAATCTTGGAGAAAGTAATGGCGACTCATTTTGATTACATCTGTATCGGTGGTGGCTCTGGCGGTATCGCATCAGCAAACCGCGCAGCTATGTACGGCGCTAAAGTTGCACTTATCGAAGCTCAAGACCTAGGTGGCACCTGTGTAAACGTAGGCTGTGTACCGAAGAAGGTTATGTGGCACGGCGCTCAAGTTGCAGATGCAATGAACCTATACGCTGAAGATTACGGCTTTGACATTGACGTTAAAGGCTTTGATTGGAGCAAACTCGTAGAGAGTCGTCAGGCTTACATTGGTCGTATTCACCAGTCTTACGATCGTGTACTGGGCAACAACAAGGTTAATGTCATCAAAGGCTTTGCGAAGTTTGTTGACGAGAAAACGGTTGAAGTGAATGGTGAACATTACACCGCTGACCATATCCTGATTGCAGTAGGTGGACGCCCGACGATTCCTAACATTCCAGGTGCAGAATACGGCATCGACTCAAATGGCTTTTTCGACCTACAAGAGCAGCCAAAGCGCGTCGCGGTTATCGGTGCAGGCTACATCGCGGTAGAGATCGCAGGCGTTCTGAATGCACTTGGCACTGAAACGCACCTATACGTACGTAAAGAATCGCCACTACGTAGCTTTGATCCAATGATCATCGAAACGTTGGTTGAAGTAATGGAAGCTGAAGGGCCTAAACTGCATACTCACTCTATTCCAAAAGAAGTGGTGAAAGAAGCAGACGGTAGCCTGACTCTGCACCTAGAGAACGGCAACACACAAAACGTTGACCAACTCATCTGGGCTATCGGTCGTCACCCAGCAACCGATGCCATCAATCTAGCTTCAACAGGTGTAGAAACCAACGACCGCGGTTACATCAAGGTCGATGAATTCCAAGCGACTAACGTGCCAGGTATCTACTGTGTTGGCGACATCATGGAAGGTGGTATCGAGCTAACTCCAGTTGCAGTTAAAGCAGGTCGTCAATTATCTGAGCGCCTGTTTAACAACAAGCCAAACGCGAAGATGGACTACAACCTAGTGCCTACCGTGGTATTTAGCCACCCACCAATCGGCACCATTGGTCTAACGACACAAGAAGCGGAAGAGAAGTACGGCAAAGACAATGTGAAAGTTTACACCTCTGGCTTTACCGCAATGTACACCGCCGTAACTAAGCACCGTCAGCCATGTAAGATGAAATTAGTCTGCGCGGGTGAAGAAGAAACCGTTGTGGGCCTACATGGCATCGGCTTCACAGTCGATGAGATGATTCAAGGCTTCGGTGTCGCGATGAAGATGGGCGCAACTAAAGCAGACTTCGATTCTGTGGTTGCCATCCACCCGACTGGTTCAGAAGAGTTCGTTACTATGAGGGGTTAGTGTAGGAAAAGCATCTTACACACGTAAATAAGTCTGGAAAATAATCAATCACTGTCCATATTGTATATGTGGACAGTGATATTTTTCAGGATGATTTATGACATACCTTGTACACTCTAGCGATGTTTTCAAAGAGACTAAGCTAGAAAAATTGGATAATGGGTCATTCCATTGCCAACCATACAATGACAATATCGGATCGCTTCCAACCCTCTTTTCGCAAGACGGTGTATTCAATCACGAAGCCAACAGCTACCTGTTTTATCTCAAGGCTGTAAAAAAGGCTGAAGACCTATCTCCCTGCGCACAGGCCCTGCGTGCCTACTACCAGTTTCTTGAGGACAAGGGGTTACATTGGGGTAAATTCCCCCCCGTCAAACGTCTCAAGCCTACTTACCTGTTCCGCTCTCACCTGCTCAAGCAAATAAATCAAGGCGAGCTTGCCTACAGCACAGCCAGCGTTCGTATGAACCAAATCGTCAATTACTATAAGTGGTTGATGCACGATGGTTATTTACACATTAGAAATGAGAAGGAAACCCCTTTCAAAGTGGAGTTTGTCTCTGTTAAGAGTACTGGGATGCTTACTCATCTATCCCCAACCTTTATTGTTGAGGCCAGTGATCTACGCATAAAGGTACCCAGAGATGCGGATAGCAAAAACATCAGACCGCTATCCCCGTTAAGCCTTGATGCCCTGAATATTTTGACCCGAAACCTCTTACAAACATCTGAAGAACTACGTTTACAAGCCTTGCTTGCAATTGATACCGGCATGCGAGTAGAGGAAATAGCAACCCTAACGCTCGATGTACTAGATACCGCAACTCCACTTGCTGAGAGCGAGCATCGCTTTGAGGTTCTGTTATGCCCCCGAACCACAGGGATACAAACCAAGTTCCTAAAGACTCGGGCTGTCGAGATTTCATCGGATTTGCTCCAGTCATTGAATGAGTATCGAACGTCAGAACGCCGCCTGAAGCGTGTCGCCAAACTGAGAGAGAAAATTGAGCAGTTGGATAGCGACGCCCCTCCTTTCGCCCAGAAGACCATTGAATTACTAGAGCGCTGTGAACGTCACGAACCACTATTTGTTAGCCAGCAAGGCAACCCTGCCACAGGGAAATCCATTGAAGCTCGGTGGATTGAGTTCAGGGCTGAAATAAAACAAGCAGAGCCATCATTTACCCATCGCTTCCATGATTTGCGCGCCACTTATGGCACCTACCGCCTCAGTGACTTACTAGAGGCCAAACTGCCCGTTGTCGAATGTATGGAGTTGCTGATGGGGTGGATGGGACATAACAACGAATCCACCACTTGGAAGTATTTGCGTTTCTTGAAACGCAAAGAAGTATTCAAAGTCAAATTTGGCATTCTCGATAGCATAATGCACGAAGCGTTGGGATCTGATGATGGGTAACGTTTTCTATAGTAGCGGCTGGAAACCTGAACTATGCATTCAGTTAGATACTGACCATAGCAATAAAGCAGACTTTAATCGCTTTATGGTCAAGCATTTCCCATCCACAAAGTCATTACTGCAAGGCGGTCAGTTTGAAAATGCAGACCGCACAGGGTTTATCCTTCAGCTTAAAGCCCGATTTGACGAAGCTATCAAAGAAGGAGGCAGTCACGACACTCTCCATGGCAAATTCGCAGAAACTTCTCAATACCTGCGATGGTGCGACAAACAAGGCGAAGCGGCATTCACAAAAACTTCAATAGAGGGTTACATGAATCACCTTAATAATCAGGTGATGTTAGGCTCACTAAAAAGCTCAACCTATGTAGGTAAACTCTCTAAATTAACCATTCTTTTCAATCAATACCTTGAGCTGCCAAATCATTACTTTGATAACGTAGTGGTCAGGGACAAAAAAGATACAGAGCCTTATGAGGCTTATACTAAAAGCGATAAAAAGCAGCTCCTCCCTTTTCTAAGAGCCCTGTTCAAGCAAACCCACCAACAGTTTATGGCTGAACCGGAGAAGCATATAAACGCTCATAAAACCACGCCCACCATGACGTTTCAATGGCAAGGCGAAGAATATCGATTGTGCGCTGGTATCTCTAAAATGATGTGCGCAGGTACTTTTCTACTTGCCTATTACACCTATGCGAATACAGGCGATTTATTCAAATTAAAACAACCTGAGAATGCATCAACGACCGTTGGGGAAGCTTGGTACACCATGCCAGCTTTCAAACGTCGAGCATTTAAAACTATCCGTGTCGAAATGGGTGAGCATGAGTTAGATATCCCTAAATACTCTATCGATTTTTTTAATAAGTTGCTGGAAGCCTCAAGGCGCATTTCAAGCGGTGAGAATGCCACACTACTGCAAACTATCGCTTCAAATAAAGTACAGCGAATTAAATCCTCTAGGCTTCAAAACTTTCTTAAAACGTGGTTAGAAAAGCACTTCTTTTTCACCGACTCGACAGGTCGCAGGTTACGCCCTGTGATTAGCCGTTTTCGAGAGTCTGGTGCACAACTGACGACTTACCACCAGGGTGAACTGGCTAACGATATCATGTTAGGTAACACTCCGAATGTTCGTAAAAAGCATTATAGCGAAGGTAATCGAGTTGCTAATAACGGGATGATTCAGGATGCCATGGCAATTCGTGAAGAGCAGGTTAAGAGTGGGGTTAACACCAAGCAAGCAAAAGACAATCTAGGTATCGACGTACTTGTCATTGAGCGAGAAAATAAAGTGAACATCCCCAATTTAAGTCGAACTTCCAATGGGGGAAGCTGCGCTGACCCCTTTGGTGAGAACTCTGAAAAATACACCAAGAAAGCTCAAACCCAAGGATTAACTAAAGAGGGTGAGCGATTAGCATGTGCTAATCTGCTGGAGTGCTTTGGTTGCCCACACCAAGTTATCGTCCAATCCATTGCTGATGTATGGTGTTTACTGTCATTTCGGGCATGTATTGAGGAATCGCTTTACTTGCATTTGGATGCCCATCATTACCGCAAAAACTTTGAGCAAACCATTGGGTTTATTGACACTAAAATCCTGCCAAACATCAATACCAAAATACGCAAACAAGCAAAAGCGAAGTTAAATGATGAGGGACTTCACCCTTTATGGGATGAGCCTGAGTCTATCCTTCATTTTATTCCCAAAAGCTTGGAGGTAAGTAAATAGTGCCAGTTAATCACCTTTACCTAAATGATTTTCCAGAAAAGCACAAAGTTGAAGAAGTAGATATTGTTACTCTCTATCATGAAGAGCGTTTTGAAGAGTTAGATGATGTAATTGTCTGCAAAGATAACAGTGGAAACGTCACTGCAACCTTTGTGCAAAATGATTGGAATTGTAAACCTTTTTCTCGAAGAAAATCTAAGAACAACCTAGCAACCAACGAGTTTGATAATGTACCTGAACTACAAAGAGAACTAAAACTTCTCACCTATGGTTGGCTATTTAATAAAAACCCGAAACGGCGAAAAGCCGCTTCATTTTCAAGCGTTGAATCAAGATTAAAAGACATAAAAATCGCTTATCGCTTTTTGGCTGCCCATAAACACACCTCGCTTCAAGCGCTATCAAAGCCTACTGTATGGCAAGCCTTTAAAGAGGACTTGGTAAATAACGAATATGTTATTAGCACAATAGAGAAGTGCTTTGCTGGCATCAACAGTGCCATCGATTACGCCGCGTGGCACAAGATAAACCTTGGCTTTGCAAAGAAGGTTGAAAGCAAGAAATTAGCCCGCGAACTTAATACTATTGGAAAGCAGCAAACTCTCGTGATTCCAGAGCGCCTATGTGATGCCATTTACGGCAAAGCCATTGAACTTATTGAAAAAGCACACCCACACCGAGAGCTTATAGAGAACACGAAAAATGCATTGCAAAACAACTATCTAGAAGGTAAGTGTATACTTGATAACAAGGTAGAAAATGGCCAAACCTTTACCTTCATGCTGGATGAACGGAATATTGATACCAATAAATACTCACTTGCTATTGCCGATAATCAACCGCAAGAATCTAGCGACATTATTGCACCTTTGGCGCAAAAACTCCCTGGCATCCCACTTAAACATGGAATTGATTTTAAGCGATATTTGGGGCAGTTAATTGCTGCTAGCTACATTGTCTGCGGAGGGTTTAGCGGTATGCGGGACTCTGAACTCGATAAGCTTACCCCTAACAGTTACTACAAAGACAGCTTTGAGGGGCGTGACTATCACATGCTTCAATCTCACTCCTTTAAGTTTGGTGAAAAGCGAGAAACATGGGTGACAGCTAGGTCTTCAAAAATTGCAGTTGAACTAATGAGTTCCCTCACCCAAAAATGGCGTAAAGAAGCACAGTATCCAGATGAAAAATACACCAACTCACTTTGGGTGAGTCAATCTATCCGTTCAAGAACACCTGTTTTGATCACTGATTGGAATAAACGCCTAAAGCGCTTTTGTAAACACTTTAATTTCATTGTGATGCAGGAAGATTATCAGGAATGCCTAGACTCTAATCCAAGGTCTCAAGAGAAAATAAAAAAAGCTATCAAGGTAGGTAAGCCTTGGCCTCTGGCTACGCATCAATTTAGACGCACTCTTGCATTTTATTGTATTAAAAACCGATTAGGGACACTTGTTTCGCTAAAACAGCAGTTTAAGCACTTATATCTGGCTATGACCGAGTGGTACACCAATGGTGGAAAACTGGCAAGCCGAAGAGACTTAAAAGTAGATGAGCAAATACAAAAGGCACTACATGAAATAAATGCAGAAACCACCGCAAATAAAATCTTTAAGCAATGGCATTCTGATGAAACACTATCAGGAACTCATGGCAAAACGATCATGAAAATGCGGGGGGAGGTTCCGACCATCTATAGCTCTTGGGATGTGATATACAAGGCTGTCAAAGATGGCAAGCTGACACTTCATGGCTCAATGCACAGTTATTGCAAATCCGGCTATGACTGCGATATGGACGGTGTGGTCGCGCCCCAGTTCTGTGTGGACTGTGGTTCAGGTAGTAGCATCATTGATGAACAACAGGCCAAGTGGTGGCAAAAAAAGCACCGCAGCTTGGTTGCTTACATGGGATCTGGTGAAGAAATATCGGTGAGTGAGCATGGCCACTATGTCACTCAGGTAAGGGCCGCCGAAAAGGTCATGAAGGACTTCGATATGAAATTTACGCCATTTGAAGCTGAATTAAGAGTTGTGGGTGTTTAATTATGGGAAAAAGTGAAAATACACTTCTCGTCCTTGAAGCTGCTTTACAGCGTATTGCAGAAGGTAAACCCAAACATATACCGACGACCAGGAAGCTAAGTGTCAGGGCCGTAGAGGAAGAGGCAAACTTAGGCAACGGCAGTGGTTATTACTACCCTGAGTTTGTTGAAAAGGTTAAGCAAGTCAAAGCTGAAATCGCAGCCGGAAAAGGTGAGCATGTTCAGCCAGAAATTCAGACGGTACGTGCAAAGCTCAATGAGCAAAAAAGAATAAAGAGTAACTATAAAGAAAAGTACAACGAAACTCGGGAGCAATTGGCCTTATTTGTGGCCTCTCAGCACCACCTGAATGACAAGTTGGTTAAAGCCTTAGCAAGAATTGACGAGCTTGAATTTGAGAATGCAGAGCTTCGAGAAGAGCTTGCCAACCTTAAAAGAAGCAAGGTCGTGCCAATTAAGTAATGCTAGCATTGCCCACTTGGAGCATACTCGAGTGGGCTTGCCTACCGCACATCGATAACTCACATCTGGACAAAAATCAGTTTCGGAAAATCAAATATTAGCAGTTACTGAATAACTATATGCATGGCAAAGCGAGTTTTGAAAAGCTAAAGCGATGAATAAAGTCGCATCGCACTAGCCAAAAAGGTTCATCTGGGTGCGGATTGAATGATATATGTTAAGTAGATGCAATGATGCGCAAGTTCTTCAAGGCTGATATATCTGTACTCTCCCATTTACCATATTGCCTCATTCCCCTTAAAAATTGCTCAATAAATAATCGCTTTTTTAAGTAAAATACTCTCCCAATTACCATGTTGGTATGTATGTTAACCATTATCAGTGCAACTTAAATTATTGAATTTTATTGATTTAATTTAATTTTTTTATTAATTTGCTCTATCGCTCTATCTAGATATATAGGAATTGATGATCAAAAATACATCCATACGAACAACAACAGGCTTTCAAAATGGATACAGTACTTACGATTTTCAATCAAATAACGCAAGCATCAACCGAATCATTAATTGTGATTGTGGTTCTATGCTCAATGGGATTTTCATACTTGATCATAAAAATGGTGCTCAAGACCATTTCAGGTAAAGGGGGTGATGAATGAGAAATAATAGGTTTGGAAGCTTACCGAACTGGTGGTTTCGTAATGGGACACTATTCTCTGAACTTAAAGCAAATCAAACAGGTGAAGGAATAGCAGCAATGAAATGCCTACTAGCTTTGTCTGTATTGATTGATTTCTATACTAAAGATGTAAATGCATCGATAACAGATCTAGAAACAGTGACAGGGTTGAGCCGCCCAATGGTAATCAAAGGGATAGCGAAGCTAGAAAGTCTTGAGATTATCGATGTAGATAAAAAGGGCTATAGAAACAGCTATAAATTTATGGTGAAAGATGATGATACCCGTTGGGCAAAAGTGCCATTAGATATGACCAGAAAACACCTAAAATCGATATCTAATCGCGGTATAGCTCCATTCGTAGCACTTAAGATATACATTACATTGCTAAGTCTTCGATGGAAGGACGATGTGAACGTAAAGTTGTCACACGAAAAGATAAGAGAGTATACAAGGGTGCAACCCAAACAAATAAGAACTGGTCTTGATGTACTATTCTCATGTTCATTGATACATCTGACAGTCAAAGAAGAACAGACAGCAAATG
Encoded here:
- a CDS encoding glutathione S-transferase family protein, translating into MLKIVSFIICPFVQRVTAALEAKKIPYEIEYIDLKNKPQWFLDISPNGQVPILVTESGTTLFESDAIIEYIEDEFGPLEQGVTNEQRALDRAWSYLGSKNYLAQCGTMSSKDQETFKQRAEKLITAFKKVEKQLSGDTQFFKSDNLSNVDMAWLPLLHRAALVKAHSGYDFFCGLPKMQAWQKNLLETGLAEKTVSEDFNEKFSNFYLTNTYVGEGRDIQTQGGCGSTSCCG
- the gorA gene encoding glutathione-disulfide reductase, which gives rise to MATHFDYICIGGGSGGIASANRAAMYGAKVALIEAQDLGGTCVNVGCVPKKVMWHGAQVADAMNLYAEDYGFDIDVKGFDWSKLVESRQAYIGRIHQSYDRVLGNNKVNVIKGFAKFVDEKTVEVNGEHYTADHILIAVGGRPTIPNIPGAEYGIDSNGFFDLQEQPKRVAVIGAGYIAVEIAGVLNALGTETHLYVRKESPLRSFDPMIIETLVEVMEAEGPKLHTHSIPKEVVKEADGSLTLHLENGNTQNVDQLIWAIGRHPATDAINLASTGVETNDRGYIKVDEFQATNVPGIYCVGDIMEGGIELTPVAVKAGRQLSERLFNNKPNAKMDYNLVPTVVFSHPPIGTIGLTTQEAEEKYGKDNVKVYTSGFTAMYTAVTKHRQPCKMKLVCAGEEETVVGLHGIGFTVDEMIQGFGVAMKMGATKADFDSVVAIHPTGSEEFVTMRG
- a CDS encoding tyrosine-type recombinase/integrase; translated protein: MTYLVHSSDVFKETKLEKLDNGSFHCQPYNDNIGSLPTLFSQDGVFNHEANSYLFYLKAVKKAEDLSPCAQALRAYYQFLEDKGLHWGKFPPVKRLKPTYLFRSHLLKQINQGELAYSTASVRMNQIVNYYKWLMHDGYLHIRNEKETPFKVEFVSVKSTGMLTHLSPTFIVEASDLRIKVPRDADSKNIRPLSPLSLDALNILTRNLLQTSEELRLQALLAIDTGMRVEEIATLTLDVLDTATPLAESEHRFEVLLCPRTTGIQTKFLKTRAVEISSDLLQSLNEYRTSERRLKRVAKLREKIEQLDSDAPPFAQKTIELLERCERHEPLFVSQQGNPATGKSIEARWIEFRAEIKQAEPSFTHRFHDLRATYGTYRLSDLLEAKLPVVECMELLMGWMGHNNESTTWKYLRFLKRKEVFKVKFGILDSIMHEALGSDDG